The proteins below come from a single Marinobacter bohaiensis genomic window:
- a CDS encoding DUF1223 domain-containing protein, whose translation MFRQSLYGLLLVAMAGDAFAEATRSWQSRATATDTVELFTSEGCSSCPPADLWLRSLAERPGLFSDFIPLAFHVDYWDQLGWKDRLADAAFSERQRTYVRSGAVSQVYTPGIVINSREWRAWFRGAENWSSEPGRVGILQASLDADRRLTASFDGNGKALTLHAAYLGMGIETPVKAGENEGRTLTHDFVVLELLTADGMAPWTLRLPEVPDAGQTRTALAVWVSEAGSPAIIQSVGGFLD comes from the coding sequence ATGTTCCGACAATCCCTGTACGGGTTGCTTCTCGTCGCCATGGCCGGGGACGCCTTTGCCGAGGCGACCCGATCCTGGCAGAGCCGGGCCACCGCCACCGATACGGTGGAGCTGTTCACGTCGGAAGGCTGCAGCAGCTGTCCGCCGGCCGACCTTTGGCTGCGATCTCTCGCAGAGCGCCCGGGCCTGTTTTCCGATTTCATTCCGCTGGCTTTCCACGTCGACTACTGGGATCAGCTCGGATGGAAAGACCGACTGGCGGATGCCGCCTTCTCCGAACGTCAACGCACTTATGTGCGCAGCGGCGCCGTCAGCCAGGTCTATACCCCGGGCATCGTGATCAACAGCCGCGAGTGGCGCGCCTGGTTCCGCGGCGCCGAGAACTGGAGCTCTGAGCCCGGGCGCGTGGGCATCCTCCAGGCGTCACTCGACGCGGACCGGCGACTGACGGCGTCTTTCGACGGCAACGGTAAGGCGCTGACCCTGCATGCGGCGTATCTGGGAATGGGTATCGAAACCCCGGTGAAGGCGGGAGAGAACGAAGGTCGCACACTGACCCACGACTTCGTTGTGCTGGAGCTGTTGACGGCCGACGGAATGGCTCCCTGGACACTGCGCCTGCCGGAAGTTCCTGACGCGGGACAGACCCGGACGGCGTTGGCCGTCTGGGTCTCTGAAGCCGGAAGTCCGGCTATTATTCAGTCGGTCGGTGGCTTCCTTGATTGA
- a CDS encoding diacylglycerol/lipid kinase family protein has protein sequence MTDWLIANPAAGDGQRGADFWCEHLARVGIEQPEVCDLDNQAWVERVSADDRVLAAGGDGSVNAAAQICLRTGASLGILPSGTANDFARNLQLPESPEAQCELIASGETRLVDAAEMARSGIFLNVAHVGLGTWPVRDSSKQAKRFLGRFSYAATLLGRAMDKRGFRAVIECESGKVMGRWLSVAIATGAFFGGGSSIPDASADDGQLDIVAVKPRSLWKLFLAFLCVRLLRRSPNQTETIVHLKSPWCELRTRKPKTVTADGEVVGKTPLSIRCRPSCLRVCCHQVVHT, from the coding sequence ATGACGGACTGGCTGATTGCGAACCCCGCGGCTGGCGATGGCCAGCGCGGCGCCGATTTCTGGTGCGAGCACCTGGCACGGGTCGGCATTGAACAGCCCGAGGTATGTGACCTGGATAACCAGGCGTGGGTCGAACGGGTCAGCGCCGATGACCGCGTCCTGGCCGCCGGCGGCGATGGCTCGGTGAACGCCGCCGCGCAGATCTGTCTCCGCACCGGTGCGAGTCTGGGCATCCTGCCGTCCGGCACGGCCAACGACTTCGCCCGCAACCTGCAACTGCCGGAATCGCCGGAGGCCCAGTGCGAATTGATCGCCAGCGGCGAAACCCGGCTGGTGGACGCGGCCGAAATGGCGCGCTCGGGAATCTTTCTGAACGTGGCCCACGTCGGGCTGGGAACCTGGCCGGTGCGGGATTCCTCAAAGCAGGCCAAACGTTTCCTGGGTCGTTTCAGCTACGCCGCCACGTTGCTGGGACGAGCCATGGACAAGCGCGGTTTTCGCGCCGTGATCGAGTGCGAGAGCGGCAAGGTCATGGGGCGCTGGTTGTCCGTCGCCATCGCCACCGGCGCGTTCTTCGGCGGAGGTTCGAGTATTCCGGATGCGTCGGCGGACGATGGCCAACTGGATATCGTCGCGGTCAAACCCCGCTCGCTCTGGAAACTGTTCCTGGCCTTCCTCTGCGTGCGCCTGTTAAGACGCTCTCCCAACCAGACCGAAACCATCGTCCACCTCAAGAGCCCCTGGTGCGAGCTGCGCACGCGCAAGCCCAAGACCGTCACCGCAGACGGGGAAGTCGTGGGCAAGACGCCGCTGTCGATCCGCTGCCGGCCGTCCTGTCTGCGGGTCTGCTGTCATCAGGTGGTTCACACCTGA
- a CDS encoding adenosine deaminase, protein MQSTIELAEKLPKAELHLHIEGSLEPEMMFALAERNGVTLPYADVEAVRQAYQFNNLQEFLDLYYAGMSVLLKEQDFYDLTWAYLEHCHQDNVIHTEIFFDPQAHLERGVDFDTQFNGIYRALCDGRDKLGITFRLILSFLRHLSEDSAFETLELATPYLDRIDGVGLDSSEMGHPPEKFERVFRKCRELGLRITAHAGEEGPPDYVWQAIRQLEIQRIDHGNRALEDEALTQLIAEKGLTLTVCPLSNLRLCVVDDLADHPLPTMFEKGLHVTLNSDDPAYFGGYVNANFRAMIEQAGLTRDQVITLARNSIEGSWLDDADKRAALTRIDSVCAEA, encoded by the coding sequence ATGCAGTCGACGATCGAACTTGCCGAGAAATTGCCCAAGGCGGAACTCCATCTGCACATCGAGGGCAGCCTGGAACCGGAAATGATGTTTGCCCTGGCCGAACGCAATGGCGTGACGCTCCCCTACGCCGACGTCGAGGCCGTGCGACAGGCCTACCAGTTCAATAACCTGCAGGAGTTCCTGGACCTTTACTACGCGGGCATGTCCGTACTGCTCAAGGAGCAGGATTTCTACGACCTGACCTGGGCCTACCTGGAACACTGTCACCAGGACAACGTGATCCACACCGAAATCTTCTTCGATCCCCAGGCTCACCTGGAGCGTGGCGTCGATTTCGACACCCAGTTCAACGGCATCTACCGGGCCTTGTGCGATGGCCGCGACAAACTGGGCATCACGTTCCGGTTGATTCTGTCGTTCCTGCGCCATTTGAGCGAAGACAGCGCGTTCGAGACCCTGGAACTCGCCACGCCCTACCTGGACCGGATCGACGGCGTGGGGCTGGATTCCTCGGAAATGGGCCACCCGCCGGAGAAATTCGAACGGGTTTTCCGCAAGTGCCGTGAGCTGGGCCTGCGCATCACCGCCCACGCGGGCGAGGAAGGCCCGCCGGATTACGTGTGGCAGGCGATCCGACAGCTGGAAATCCAGCGCATCGACCACGGCAACCGGGCCCTGGAAGACGAGGCGCTGACGCAGCTGATCGCGGAGAAAGGCCTGACGCTGACCGTGTGTCCGCTCTCCAACCTGCGCCTGTGTGTGGTGGACGACCTGGCCGACCATCCGCTGCCGACCATGTTTGAAAAAGGCCTCCACGTCACCTTGAATTCAGATGATCCCGCTTACTTTGGTGGCTACGTCAACGCCAATTTCCGGGCGATGATCGAGCAGGCGGGCCTGACCCGCGACCAGGTCATTACCCTGGCGCGCAACAGCATCGAAGGCAGTTGGCTGGACGACGCTGACAAACGGGCCGCCCTCACCCGTATCGATAGCGTCTGCGCCGAAGCCTGA
- a CDS encoding M28 family metallopeptidase, translating into MTSALSKLAPGIGALAISLSVSAAPTTQTSTDDLLDRFWSPDHLSPFECRAGILNSTPLGLPRCMRVENMMHHQDMFYAIAQANDGNRAAGLPGYDATVDYVRTTLESAGYDVTVQTFPFTAFYPVAEGELAALAPAPQTYVWNEDFTYLSQTEPGDVSGTVVPVDLMLVDGNASTSGCEAEDFAGFPAGSIALVQRGACNFGLKAENAAAAGATGVIIFNQGNTEDRTGLINATLGEAYSGNVPVFFATYDNGVSWSQTADLQLNMVSNVVREQTETYNVITETRRGDGDNVVMVGAHLDSVFEGAGINDNGSGSAALLEMALQMKRAYPRNKVRFAWWGAEEAGLVGSTWYVNQLSDEAKEQIKVYLNFDMIASPNFGYFIYDGDGSDFGLEGPPGSAATEALFEKYFELRGLPSEGTEISFRSDYAQFFTDGIPFGGLFTGAEVLKTEEQAAKFGGDVDVAFDPCYHAECDDITNLDERAFEVNADATAFVTSWLSLSTRLIDDEIAAAEEAEPTAGARALSLEQGYDITHWGKHWIK; encoded by the coding sequence ATGACTTCGGCATTATCAAAGCTGGCCCCTGGCATTGGGGCTCTGGCCATATCCTTATCCGTTTCCGCTGCACCGACGACACAGACATCGACCGACGATCTCCTTGACCGCTTCTGGAGTCCCGACCACCTGAGCCCCTTTGAATGCCGTGCGGGCATCCTGAACAGCACGCCTTTGGGGCTGCCGCGCTGCATGCGGGTTGAGAACATGATGCACCACCAGGACATGTTCTACGCCATCGCCCAGGCCAACGACGGCAATCGGGCCGCCGGCCTGCCAGGCTACGACGCGACGGTGGACTACGTGCGGACGACCCTGGAAAGCGCCGGCTATGACGTCACGGTACAGACCTTCCCGTTCACCGCCTTTTATCCGGTTGCCGAAGGCGAACTGGCCGCGCTGGCTCCAGCGCCACAGACTTACGTCTGGAACGAGGACTTCACCTATCTATCCCAGACCGAGCCCGGTGACGTCAGCGGAACCGTCGTCCCCGTGGACCTGATGCTCGTGGACGGGAATGCGTCGACCAGCGGCTGCGAGGCGGAAGACTTCGCAGGCTTCCCGGCCGGATCCATCGCCCTGGTGCAACGGGGCGCCTGCAACTTCGGCCTCAAGGCCGAAAACGCTGCGGCCGCCGGTGCCACCGGCGTCATCATCTTCAACCAGGGCAACACGGAGGACCGGACTGGTCTGATCAACGCCACTTTGGGCGAAGCGTATTCCGGCAACGTCCCGGTGTTCTTCGCCACCTATGACAACGGGGTTAGCTGGTCCCAGACCGCCGACCTGCAGCTCAATATGGTGTCGAACGTTGTGCGCGAGCAGACCGAGACCTACAACGTCATCACCGAAACCCGGCGCGGTGACGGGGATAACGTCGTGATGGTCGGCGCGCACCTGGACTCCGTGTTCGAGGGCGCCGGCATCAACGACAACGGCTCGGGCAGCGCTGCGCTGCTGGAGATGGCCCTGCAGATGAAGCGGGCGTATCCACGCAACAAGGTGCGGTTCGCCTGGTGGGGCGCGGAAGAGGCCGGTCTGGTCGGCTCGACCTGGTACGTCAATCAGCTGTCGGATGAGGCCAAGGAACAAATCAAGGTCTACCTCAATTTCGACATGATCGCCTCGCCGAACTTCGGCTACTTCATCTACGACGGGGACGGCTCGGATTTCGGCCTCGAAGGCCCTCCAGGATCCGCCGCCACCGAGGCGCTGTTCGAGAAATACTTTGAGCTGCGCGGCCTGCCATCCGAAGGTACGGAGATCAGCTTCCGTTCGGACTATGCCCAGTTCTTCACCGACGGCATCCCGTTTGGCGGCCTGTTCACCGGCGCCGAAGTCCTGAAAACGGAAGAGCAGGCCGCGAAGTTCGGCGGCGACGTGGACGTCGCGTTCGACCCCTGTTATCACGCCGAATGCGACGACATCACCAACCTGGACGAACGCGCCTTCGAAGTGAACGCCGATGCGACCGCTTTCGTGACCAGTTGGCTGTCCCTGTCCACGCGCCTGATCGACGACGAAATCGCGGCCGCCGAGGAAGCGGAACCCACCGCCGGCGCCCGCGCATTGAGTCTTGAGCAGGGCTACGACATCACTCACTGGGGCAAACACTGGATCAAGTAA
- a CDS encoding RHS repeat protein, with protein sequence MKETDLQAGALQAERTYFQTESQSDWYFPFDQTMHRSNYNGQTQYVYKRLGNTYFYHQASAGCWKTSGQGCIDIREADGLAVMTDGRSEKHFDLETGHMMSVHTYQDRRTVHFDYQPASVTMRDARSELVFGKDSDSQVTSVSNGDVSVSYHYGDNGLISGVTRPDGGTTSYRYGGEEETRLTQSEANGQVDHTWTYDEKGRVTNATRGERATSSLTYGTDRITVTNSLGKETVFHFSTHDNAKKISSIEGTPSLNCKATQSEYTYYETGLVETMKGNAGAVTQFEYNDRGLETTRVEALGQPDERRTETTWIDSARLPKQITTGNKTVEFSYDSLGHIISKTVRSRD encoded by the coding sequence GTGAAGGAAACGGACCTGCAAGCAGGGGCCCTTCAAGCCGAACGGACGTATTTTCAGACGGAGTCACAGTCCGATTGGTATTTTCCGTTTGACCAGACAATGCACCGCTCCAACTACAATGGCCAAACGCAGTACGTCTATAAACGTCTGGGCAACACCTATTTCTATCATCAAGCCTCTGCCGGTTGCTGGAAGACCAGCGGCCAGGGTTGCATTGATATCCGGGAAGCGGATGGCCTAGCGGTGATGACCGACGGCCGGTCGGAGAAACACTTCGATCTCGAGACCGGCCATATGATGTCGGTGCATACGTATCAGGACCGACGTACGGTCCATTTCGACTATCAACCGGCGTCCGTGACCATGCGTGACGCGCGCTCAGAACTGGTTTTCGGTAAAGACTCCGATAGTCAGGTCACCTCCGTTTCGAACGGCGATGTATCAGTGTCCTATCACTATGGCGATAACGGCCTGATTTCAGGCGTCACCCGCCCTGACGGCGGGACCACCTCCTACCGATACGGCGGAGAAGAGGAAACACGTCTCACCCAAAGTGAGGCAAACGGTCAGGTCGATCACACCTGGACGTATGATGAGAAGGGGCGTGTAACCAATGCGACACGCGGAGAAAGGGCAACAAGCTCACTGACGTACGGCACCGACAGAATCACCGTAACCAACAGCCTCGGAAAGGAAACCGTTTTCCATTTCAGCACACACGATAACGCGAAGAAAATCTCGTCGATTGAAGGTACCCCTTCTCTGAACTGCAAAGCCACCCAGTCAGAGTACACCTACTATGAAACGGGGTTGGTGGAAACGATGAAGGGCAACGCCGGCGCCGTTACCCAGTTCGAATACAACGACCGGGGGCTGGAAACAACTCGCGTTGAGGCTTTAGGGCAGCCTGACGAACGGAGAACTGAAACCACATGGATTGACTCTGCCCGACTGCCCAAGCAAATCACAACAGGCAACAAAACAGTTGAATTCAGCTATGACAGTTTAGGCCATATCATCAGCAAAACGGTTCGATCGCGAGACTAG
- a CDS encoding RHS repeat domain-containing protein: MRNGNNYQTETDASAGGLTLERRYLYTVGPDPEALGQGQWFFPYTQTIEKRTREYGDDGQISYAVNWTGGVRYVFRGTDGAGYAFTSWQQPPFTSVDALFDSAGALSGWRLQAKSGVAYTFDSAGQLTEIDQLHGEVLSIETTLDSDGNPIERQISSQTRQATLTYTYNTATQAIESAVLAHNGTALTFRYSYDANGMLDQVTYPDDTARTYAYEDTRYPEALTGILDNGNALATWEYDGQGRTHRNTLGDGTDATNLQFNSDGTTTVTNALGKDSVYNFTTVNGSTKVASVDGQASQNCAAASQAFTYTAAGRVETATDWDGLITRYAYNDRGLVTLETRAEGTVEEQTIQTTWHPSFNVPIRIEQGDRVQEFCYDDEGNQTHQATRDVTGSPLTCAP, translated from the coding sequence GTGCGCAACGGCAACAACTACCAGACCGAGACCGATGCCTCCGCCGGCGGCCTGACCCTGGAGCGGCGCTACCTCTACACGGTGGGCCCGGATCCCGAAGCCCTCGGTCAGGGCCAGTGGTTTTTCCCCTACACCCAGACGATCGAGAAGCGCACCAGGGAGTACGGTGACGACGGCCAGATCAGCTACGCCGTCAACTGGACCGGCGGGGTGCGCTATGTCTTCAGGGGCACGGACGGCGCCGGCTACGCGTTCACGTCCTGGCAGCAGCCGCCGTTTACCTCTGTCGACGCCCTCTTTGACAGTGCCGGTGCGCTGTCCGGCTGGCGCCTGCAGGCCAAGTCGGGCGTGGCGTACACCTTCGACAGTGCCGGTCAGCTCACCGAGATCGATCAGCTCCACGGCGAAGTGCTTTCGATCGAGACCACGCTGGACAGCGACGGTAACCCGATCGAGCGCCAGATCAGCAGCCAGACCCGGCAGGCGACCCTGACCTACACGTACAACACCGCGACCCAGGCGATCGAGTCCGCCGTCCTGGCGCACAACGGCACTGCCCTGACCTTCCGTTATAGCTACGACGCCAACGGCATGCTCGACCAGGTCACCTACCCCGATGACACCGCCCGCACCTACGCCTACGAAGACACCCGCTACCCCGAAGCCTTGACCGGGATTCTCGACAACGGCAACGCCCTGGCCACCTGGGAGTACGACGGTCAGGGCCGCACCCATCGCAACACCCTGGGCGACGGCACCGACGCTACAAACCTGCAGTTCAACAGCGATGGGACCACCACCGTCACCAACGCCCTGGGCAAGGACAGCGTCTACAACTTCACCACCGTCAACGGCTCCACCAAGGTGGCCAGCGTCGATGGTCAGGCCTCGCAGAACTGCGCCGCGGCCAGTCAGGCGTTCACCTACACGGCCGCCGGCCGGGTGGAAACCGCCACGGACTGGGACGGCCTCATCACCCGCTACGCGTACAACGACCGGGGCCTGGTCACGTTGGAAACCCGGGCCGAGGGCACCGTGGAGGAACAGACGATTCAGACCACCTGGCACCCATCCTTCAACGTACCGATCCGTATTGAGCAAGGCGATCGGGTCCAGGAGTTCTGCTACGACGACGAAGGTAACCAGACCCACCAGGCGACTCGCGATGTGACCGGCTCGCCGCTGACCTGTGCCCCGTAA
- a CDS encoding RHS repeat domain-containing protein, producing MKTLRIQLVMLAALMLPSFGQSAQMYFIHSDQLGSPVATTDENQAVIWKQERLPFGSSVEPEVSASAARLGFPGQYLDRETGYRYNYHRDYDPNTGRYIESDPIGLAGGDNTYVYALSNPLRLKDLFGLDVYGINVGLSGVYGVKGSYSIQILLDTRGNFGVQRTREIGAGLGAAGGAFANLVYGFPNDIYDLENYGISASGSAWFVGGAVNGPISTEYEEDSCEQLEYFSASIQSGVLEGGLALSVGSPEVGITGTYTDTLYSNSILGDIGRWLGKATFDLLN from the coding sequence ATGAAAACGTTAAGAATTCAACTGGTGATGCTTGCGGCTTTGATGCTGCCTTCGTTTGGTCAATCCGCGCAGATGTACTTTATCCACAGTGATCAGTTGGGCTCTCCTGTCGCCACGACCGACGAGAACCAGGCGGTTATTTGGAAGCAGGAGCGGCTCCCGTTTGGCAGTTCCGTTGAGCCTGAGGTTTCAGCGAGCGCCGCACGACTTGGGTTTCCTGGGCAGTATCTCGACAGAGAAACAGGTTATCGCTACAACTACCACCGGGATTATGACCCCAACACTGGGAGATACATTGAAAGTGATCCAATTGGATTAGCCGGAGGCGATAATACTTACGTTTACGCTTTGAGCAACCCTCTGCGCCTTAAAGACCTTTTTGGTTTAGACGTCTACGGCATTAACGTCGGCTTGAGTGGTGTTTATGGAGTAAAAGGCTCGTACAGCATTCAGATTTTGCTAGATACGCGAGGTAATTTCGGGGTGCAAAGGACAAGGGAGATTGGAGCGGGGCTCGGAGCGGCAGGCGGGGCATTTGCCAACTTGGTCTATGGGTTTCCGAATGACATCTACGACTTAGAGAACTACGGGATTTCTGCTTCTGGTTCCGCTTGGTTTGTTGGAGGGGCTGTCAACGGACCTATCTCTACTGAATACGAAGAGGATAGTTGCGAACAACTCGAGTATTTCTCTGCCTCTATACAAAGTGGTGTTCTTGAGGGTGGGCTAGCTCTTTCTGTTGGTTCTCCTGAAGTTGGAATTACTGGAACCTATACGGATACTTTGTATAGCAATAGCATTTTAGGTGATATCGGACGCTGGTTAGGCAAAGCCACGTTTGATCTGCTCAATTAG
- a CDS encoding RHS repeat domain-containing protein: protein MKTLRILLVMLAALMLPSFGQSAQMYFIHSDQLGSPVATTDQNQAVIWKQERLPFGSSVEPEVSASAPRIGFPGQYLDRETNYHYNYYRDYDPAIGRYIESDPVGLHAGQNTYAYVTSNPILSFDIYGLWWDSIGVNLTFITEGEGTSTSFALASDGDGLYCVLTHQELSGTGYFYAVGGEAAIGSGELMPDDTKLLESTASRDYVRGVAGGLTSPIKVKGAFGFAGGLSTSGGEISGATGRRGPGIGGFTGQLESQETYKIKILPDYRIW, encoded by the coding sequence ATGAAAACGTTAAGAATTCTACTGGTGATGCTTGCGGCTTTGATGCTGCCTTCGTTTGGTCAATCCGCGCAGATGTACTTCATCCACAGTGATCAGTTGGGCTCTCCTGTCGCCACGACCGACCAGAACCAGGCGGTTATTTGGAAGCAGGAGCGGCTCCCGTTTGGCAGTTCCGTTGAGCCTGAGGTTTCAGCGAGCGCCCCACGAATTGGGTTTCCTGGGCAGTATCTCGATAGAGAAACAAATTACCATTACAACTATTACCGAGATTACGATCCAGCAATAGGGCGCTATATCGAAAGCGATCCTGTAGGCCTGCATGCAGGCCAAAACACATATGCCTACGTTACAAGTAACCCGATTTTAAGCTTCGATATTTATGGTCTTTGGTGGGACAGCATTGGTGTCAATTTGACTTTCATTACCGAAGGGGAAGGAACCAGTACGAGCTTCGCTCTCGCTTCAGATGGAGACGGTTTGTATTGTGTTTTGACACATCAGGAACTTTCAGGCACCGGCTATTTTTATGCGGTGGGTGGTGAAGCTGCCATAGGAAGTGGTGAGTTGATGCCTGACGACACTAAGCTGCTGGAATCAACTGCTTCTCGGGACTATGTGAGAGGAGTGGCGGGAGGCTTGACTAGCCCAATCAAAGTTAAAGGTGCGTTCGGATTTGCGGGTGGCTTGTCGACATCAGGCGGTGAGATTTCGGGAGCTACGGGCCGGAGAGGGCCTGGTATAGGAGGTTTTACAGGACAGCTAGAATCTCAAGAGACTTATAAAATCAAAATACTTCCAGATTATAGAATATGGTAA
- a CDS encoding golvesin C-terminal-like domain-containing protein encodes MTVRAIRMTGSIDCKAGIRALTLAVAPMLALASHQALAERTWNYTYTDSGQLETVDGPRVGVNDVTTYGYDSSNNLISREDALGHMTRYADYSALGLPRQITDANGVVTDLTYDWRGNITSRTIATGSGTLEWTYEYDPVGQLIAVTDPGGQVLSYTYDAARRLTSITIASVGSVEMEYDAMGNVTAQTIEDASGVVAKAHTQAFDELGRLIRSIQADGDTTRYSYDVNSNLTSVIDANSQETQRAYDALDRLSRVTDPLQGQITFTYDAEDNLTSVTDAKGLTTQYEYNFAGDVTALTSPDTGTTSFEYDNAGNVTRRVDARGVETLYEYDALNRVTSVQYPDNPGENIAYQYDDTTNGNFGVGRLTGIVDQTGQTLFRYDALGRVVQEQRIIEDQTYTVQYAYTASGNLAALTYPSGRVVNYLYDSEDRLEQITTVAAGEGTAQTVLSEINHLPFGPVKGYTYGNGISRQLTYNQDYELTGQDSAVLSRTYAYDGIGNIVGITDALDPDQSQTFSYDPMSRLTQAIGDYGQIDYSYDANGNRLTRNITDGSSLIDETYTYATDSHRLLNVTTDDNGSVSERGFSYDAAGNTVQDARPDQTLDLVYNQQNRLNEVQSGGETTALYLHNALGQRVVKVATDPAANLHFNYDQAGHLLAESAADGQLLREYIYLNDTPVALIEADAGGSSEDLIIDNADSATSSTGTWTPSSTQPGYYGDGYLYSLDGDGSNVFHWQPSLSEEATYTVYARWTSHANRASDATYTISYDGTQHQAVVDQRSNGGQWQALGSYSLGPGVDIQLTNDADDTVIADAIKVEKTGS; translated from the coding sequence ATGACCGTGCGCGCCATAAGAATGACCGGATCCATCGACTGCAAGGCCGGAATACGGGCCCTGACGTTAGCCGTTGCCCCCATGCTAGCGCTAGCCAGTCACCAAGCCCTGGCTGAACGGACCTGGAACTATACCTACACCGACAGTGGCCAGTTGGAGACCGTTGACGGGCCCCGCGTGGGCGTCAATGACGTCACCACCTACGGCTACGACAGCAGCAACAACCTGATCTCCCGAGAGGACGCCCTGGGCCATATGACCCGGTATGCGGATTATTCGGCATTGGGTTTGCCTCGGCAAATCACGGATGCCAATGGCGTCGTTACCGACCTCACCTACGATTGGCGCGGCAACATCACGTCCCGCACGATCGCGACAGGGTCGGGGACCCTCGAATGGACCTACGAATACGACCCTGTCGGCCAACTGATCGCAGTAACCGATCCCGGGGGGCAGGTGCTCAGCTACACCTACGACGCCGCGCGGCGCCTCACGTCCATCACCATTGCCTCGGTCGGTTCGGTCGAGATGGAATACGACGCCATGGGCAACGTGACCGCCCAGACCATCGAGGACGCGTCCGGGGTTGTAGCCAAGGCGCACACCCAGGCGTTCGATGAGCTCGGGCGACTGATCCGCAGCATCCAGGCCGATGGCGACACCACGCGCTACAGCTACGACGTGAACTCCAATCTGACCTCAGTGATCGACGCCAACTCCCAGGAGACCCAGCGGGCCTATGACGCCCTGGACCGGCTCAGTCGCGTGACCGATCCGCTGCAGGGTCAAATTACCTTCACCTACGACGCCGAGGACAACCTGACGTCGGTGACCGATGCCAAAGGCCTCACCACGCAGTACGAGTACAACTTTGCCGGCGATGTGACGGCACTCACCAGCCCCGATACCGGGACCACCTCGTTCGAATACGACAACGCCGGCAACGTGACCCGTCGGGTTGATGCCCGCGGTGTCGAGACGCTGTACGAATATGATGCCCTTAACCGCGTCACCTCGGTTCAATACCCAGACAATCCTGGTGAGAACATCGCCTATCAATACGACGACACGACAAACGGCAACTTCGGCGTGGGCCGTCTGACCGGTATCGTCGATCAGACCGGACAAACCCTCTTCCGTTACGATGCCCTCGGCCGCGTGGTTCAGGAACAGCGGATCATCGAGGACCAGACCTACACGGTCCAGTACGCCTACACGGCTTCCGGGAACCTGGCTGCCCTCACCTACCCCAGCGGACGGGTGGTGAACTACCTCTACGACAGCGAGGACCGGCTTGAACAGATCACCACCGTGGCCGCCGGCGAAGGCACTGCCCAGACCGTCTTGTCGGAGATTAACCATCTGCCTTTCGGGCCTGTCAAAGGCTATACCTACGGCAACGGCATCTCACGCCAGTTGACCTACAACCAGGACTACGAGCTGACCGGTCAGGACAGTGCCGTACTGTCCCGCACGTACGCGTACGACGGCATTGGTAACATCGTGGGCATCACCGATGCGTTGGATCCGGACCAAAGCCAGACCTTCAGCTACGACCCCATGTCCCGGCTCACCCAGGCGATCGGCGACTACGGACAAATCGACTACAGCTATGACGCCAATGGCAACCGCCTGACACGGAACATCACCGATGGCAGCAGCCTCATCGACGAAACCTACACCTACGCCACCGACAGTCATCGGTTGCTCAACGTCACGACCGACGACAACGGCAGCGTCTCGGAACGCGGTTTCAGCTACGATGCCGCCGGCAACACCGTTCAGGATGCGCGGCCCGACCAAACGCTGGATCTTGTGTACAACCAGCAAAACCGCCTGAACGAAGTGCAAAGCGGCGGCGAAACCACCGCCCTGTACCTGCACAACGCCCTGGGGCAACGGGTCGTGAAAGTGGCCACCGATCCGGCCGCGAACCTGCACTTCAACTACGATCAAGCCGGGCACTTGCTGGCTGAGAGCGCCGCCGACGGCCAATTGCTCCGGGAGTACATCTACCTGAATGACACCCCGGTTGCGCTCATTGAAGCGGATGCCGGTGGCTCGTCTGAAGACCTGATTATCGACAACGCCGATAGCGCGACCTCCAGTACCGGCACCTGGACTCCATCGAGTACCCAGCCCGGGTACTACGGGGACGGCTATCTATACAGCCTCGATGGCGACGGATCCAACGTATTCCACTGGCAGCCCAGCCTGTCCGAGGAAGCGACCTACACCGTGTATGCGCGTTGGACCTCCCACGCTAACCGGGCCTCCGATGCCACCTACACAATCAGCTATGACGGCACCCAGCACCAGGCCGTGGTTGATCAGCGGTCGAACGGTGGGCAATGGCAAGCGCTGGGATCCTACTCGCTGGGGCCGGGCGTTGATATCCAACTGACCAATGATGCGGACGACACCGTGATCGCTGACGCGATCAAAGTTGAAAAGACCGGCTCGTAA